A region of Diospyros lotus cultivar Yz01 chromosome 3, ASM1463336v1, whole genome shotgun sequence DNA encodes the following proteins:
- the LOC127796254 gene encoding uncharacterized protein LOC127796254, with translation MRGRGHLVPTPEVQATDTGDERQPRPPDMQETLACTPRAGDSSGVALLKDFMALRPPEFSGGPDTTEAEDWLLAVEKHLRSIGCAEAHRVRLGTFLLRGDAEQWWETTRQRYGDGGPTWAQFVVAFNETYVPTWGSKTVTQYETEFVALSRYAPELVTPESRRVSKFQRGLQPEIRHAMAGIEALDFPIAVQQAHVVERDRLEARSD, from the exons ATGCGAGGTAGAGGGCATCTTGTTCCTACTCCTGAGGTACAGGCAACTGATACAGGGGATGAGAGACAGCCAAGGCCTCCGGACATGCAGGAGACATTGGCAT GTACTCCAAGAGCAGGGGATAGTTCTGGTGTTGCATTGCTTAAAGATTTTATGGCCTTACgtccaccagagtttagtggaggccCCGACACGACAGAGGCCGAGGATTGGCTACTGGCTGTGGAGAAGCATTTGCGATCTATAGGTTGTGCAGAGGCCCATAGGGTTCGACTGGGGACCTTCCTGTTGCGAGGAGATGCCGAGCaatggtgggagaccaccagacagcGATATGGTGATGGGGGCCCGACATGGGCACAGTTTGTCGTGGCGTTCAATGAGACTTATGTACCGACTTGG GGAAGCAAGACAGTCACACAGTACGAGACTGAGTTCGTGGCgttatctcgttatgctccagagttagtgacccctgagtcTCGCAGAGTCAGCAAGTTTCAGAGGGGATTGCAACCAGAGATTCGTCACGCCATGGCTGGTATCGAGGCACTCGACTTCCCTATAGCTGTTCAGCAAGCCCACGTAGTGGAGAGGGACCGATTGGAGGCTCGATCAGACTAG
- the LOC127797066 gene encoding vesicle-associated membrane protein 725-like produces MGQQSLIYSFVSRGTMILAEYTEFTGNFTSIASQCLQKLPASNNKFTYNCDGHTFNYLVEDGFTYCVVAVESVGRQIPIAFLERIKDDFTKKYGGGKAATAAANSLNREFGPKLKEQMQYCVDHPEEVSKLAKVKAQVSEVKGVMMENIEKVLDRGEKIELLVDKTENLRSQAQDFRTQGTKMRRKMWLQNMKVKLIVLGILIAIILIIVLSICGKNKC; encoded by the exons atggggcaACAGTCGCTGATCTACAGCTTCGTGTCGAGAGGAACGATGATTCTGGCGGAGTACACGGAATTCACCGGCAACTTCACGAGCATCGCTTCTCAGTGCCTCCAGAAACTCCCTGCCTCCAACAACAAGTTCACGTATAACTGCGATGGCCACACCTTCAACTACCTCGTCGAAGACGGCTTCA CATACTGTGTTGTTGCTGTGGAATCTGTTGGCCGGCAAATTCCAATAGCATTTCTCGAGCGAATTAAGGATGACTTTACCAAGAAATATGGTGGTGGGAAAGCTGCAACAGCTGCTGCTAATAGCCTGAATAGGGAGTTTGG GCCCAAACTTAAGGAGCAGATGCAGTACTGTGTGGATCATCCAGAAGAGGTAAGCAAGCTTGCCAAAGTGAAGGCTCAGGTTTCAGAAGTCAAAGGAGTGATGATGGAAAACATTGAGAAG GTTCTTGATCGAGGAGAAAAGATTGAACTTTTGGTGGATAAAACAGAGAACCTCCGTTCTCAG GCGCAAGATTTCAGGACTCAGGGTACGAAAATGAGGAGGAAGATGTGGTTACAGAACATGAAGGTGAAGCTTATAGTTCTCGGCATTCTAATCGCGATTATTCTGATCATAGTTTTATCGATTTGTGGCAAGAACAAATGTTAG